Proteins encoded within one genomic window of Arachis ipaensis cultivar K30076 chromosome B08, Araip1.1, whole genome shotgun sequence:
- the LOC107612197 gene encoding protein FAR1-RELATED SEQUENCE 5-like, producing MDEAAFGTKYLDGDGDLGNDVRGSGLARPEEVMEMLFNSSDVAAHFYEQYSRGKGFATRVGKKLRNKNGDIVRYTYLCNREGFRQKKWLELQGRKREHKVVMRCGCMAEMRIKQNGQMGKWYVSRFVDDHNHELLPPKLVEYLPPHRKMSDVDVAHMDSLRQVGILVPKIYESLAAQTGGFDHIPFTKRDMYNEMRRQRGMRKGDVNATIRYFEAGAKADEKLFWRCQVSADQHMCDLFLASGGVRMIINFLAMS from the coding sequence ATGGACGAGGCGGCCTTTGGAACAAAATATTTAGATGGTGATGGTGACCTGGGCAATGATGTACGTGGCAGCGGTTTAGCGAGGCCAGAGGAGGTGATGGAGATGTTGTTTAACTCTTCCGACGTGGCTGCTCATTTCTACGAACAGTATAGTCGAGGCAAGGGTTTTGCTACGCGTGTTGGTAAGAAGCTAAGAAATAAGAATGGGGACATCGTGCGATATACATATTTGTGCAATAGAGAAGGGTTTAGGCAAAAgaagtggttggagttgcaaggTCGAAAGAGAGAACACAAGGTGGTTATGCGATGTGGGTGCATGGCAGAGATGCGTATCAAGCAAAATGGTCAGATGGGTAAATGGTATGTGTCAAGATTTGTAGATGACCACAATCATGAGCTCCTCCCTCCGAAGTTGGTGGAATACTTGCCTCCACATAGGAAGATGTCAGATGTGGACGTAGCCCACATGGATAGCTTACGGCAAGTTGGGATTTTAGTTCCTAAAATATATGAGTCGCTTGCAGCACAGACTGGTGGCTTTGATCATATCCCATTCACAAAGAGAGATATGTACAATGAAATGAGGCGCCAACGAGGCATGAGGAAGGGAGACGTCAATGCAACGATAAGGTACTTTGAGGCAGGTGCGAAAGCAGATGAGAAACTCTTTTGGAGGTGTCAGGTGAGTGCAGATCAGCATATGTGTGACCTGTTTTTGGCGTCGGGAGGAGTTAGGATGATTATAAATTTTTTGGCAATGTCCTAG